In one window of Desulfobacterales bacterium DNA:
- a CDS encoding MFS transporter, protein MRKPFYGWVIVAVSFLIGVTEVGVFQNILSMFMKPMAQDFGWSRAAFTGAIAVGSICGGLVSPFVGPILDRYGPRMVAFWGIVFFSMGLFALMYIRQIWQLYLFFGIGRMIAVGVLSLVVTVSVSNWFVRKRGRALGITWIGERVGSALLPLMIQFLILAYGWRMAWGALGVVVFLMSGIPALVFLRRRPEDMGLLPDGASPAIPQKRTEGPLNAEEERNGPGVEEAEPVWTRAQATQTRTFWILTLITCLIPFLQAGINFHIYPFMTDQGLSQKTAVWVLSTIAVFGAMGSVLWGMLADKVRIQALLAINVFGNGLVFLLFFWVVAFKLADGAGTGFVFVLAALHGILHGGRNTVVSLIWAVFFGRTALGSIYGFSIPFKAAANACGPIFAAICFDLFGSYAIPFYLFVALFFITGMICLRIKPPVKPGKDAMK, encoded by the coding sequence TTGCGCAAGCCTTTTTACGGCTGGGTCATCGTTGCCGTCTCATTTTTGATCGGCGTCACGGAGGTCGGCGTTTTTCAGAATATTTTGTCGATGTTCATGAAGCCGATGGCCCAGGATTTCGGCTGGAGCCGGGCCGCATTCACTGGAGCGATTGCCGTCGGTTCCATTTGCGGCGGGCTGGTATCGCCGTTTGTCGGGCCGATCCTGGACCGGTACGGGCCGCGGATGGTGGCGTTCTGGGGGATCGTTTTTTTCAGCATGGGACTGTTCGCCTTGATGTATATCAGGCAGATCTGGCAGCTGTACCTGTTTTTCGGTATAGGCCGAATGATCGCCGTGGGCGTGCTGAGCCTGGTGGTGACCGTTTCGGTGTCCAACTGGTTTGTCCGCAAGCGGGGCCGGGCCCTGGGAATCACCTGGATCGGCGAACGGGTCGGCAGCGCTCTGCTGCCCTTGATGATTCAATTTCTGATTCTGGCTTATGGATGGCGGATGGCCTGGGGCGCCCTGGGCGTGGTGGTATTTCTGATGTCCGGCATCCCCGCCCTGGTCTTTCTGCGGCGAAGACCAGAAGATATGGGATTGTTACCGGACGGGGCTTCGCCGGCTATCCCCCAAAAAAGGACGGAAGGTCCGTTAAACGCAGAAGAAGAAAGGAACGGCCCGGGGGTTGAGGAAGCGGAACCGGTCTGGACCCGGGCACAGGCGACCCAGACTAGAACATTCTGGATATTGACCCTTATAACCTGTCTGATTCCGTTCCTGCAGGCGGGTATCAATTTTCATATTTATCCTTTTATGACGGACCAGGGACTCAGTCAGAAAACCGCCGTCTGGGTCCTCAGCACCATTGCCGTTTTCGGCGCCATGGGGTCGGTTCTCTGGGGCATGCTGGCCGATAAGGTTCGCATTCAGGCGCTTCTGGCGATAAATGTTTTCGGAAACGGGTTGGTATTTCTGCTGTTTTTTTGGGTGGTGGCGTTTAAACTGGCCGATGGCGCCGGCACGGGGTTCGTCTTTGTTTTGGCGGCGCTGCACGGGATCCTGCACGGCGGCCGCAACACGGTCGTTTCCCTCATATGGGCGGTATTTTTCGGCCGCACGGCCCTCGGCAGCATTTACGGATTCTCCATACCGTTTAAGGCCGCCGCCAACGCCTGCGGGCCTATTTTTGCCGCAATCTGCTTTGATCTTTTCGGCAGCTACGCGATCCCCTTTTACCTCTTTGTGGCGCTGTTTTTTATTACAGGGATGATCTGCCTCCGAATAAAGCCCCCTGTAAAGCCCGGGAAAGACGCCATGAAATAA
- a CDS encoding cupin domain-containing protein has protein sequence MEYVRKVDFAAIDKSGADKQLIQRLYDHTSGAKNCTVNCITTPAGGGSPGGLHTHAVDQIFYVLRGTMRIEIDGKQYGCSPGSLIIFPAGVPHRNWNNGSEPTVHLAFNTPLPDPNVPFVQPL, from the coding sequence ATGGAATACGTTCGCAAAGTTGATTTCGCGGCCATCGACAAGAGCGGTGCCGATAAGCAATTGATCCAGAGACTGTACGATCACACGTCGGGCGCCAAGAACTGCACCGTCAATTGCATCACGACCCCCGCCGGCGGCGGTTCACCGGGCGGCCTGCACACCCACGCCGTCGATCAGATTTTTTATGTCCTGCGGGGCACAATGCGCATTGAGATCGATGGCAAGCAGTACGGCTGCAGCCCCGGTTCACTCATCATCTTCCCTGCCGGCGTGCCGCATCGCAACTGGAATAACGGCAGCGAGCCGACGGTTCACCTGGCCTTTAATACACCGCTGCCCGACCCAAATGTCCCCTTTGTCCAACCCCTTTAA